Within the Acinonyx jubatus isolate Ajub_Pintada_27869175 chromosome E4, VMU_Ajub_asm_v1.0, whole genome shotgun sequence genome, the region TCATGAAGCCGAGTAAAGTCAGGGGGAGAGAGGTCGGGCGGGAGCACTGGCGTGGATGGGGCCTCACAGTCCTCTTGCCCTTGTAGTTGATTCCGCAGGTGTCTTCCCTGTCCTGGTTCACCACCATTGTGCCTTTGGTCCTTGTCCTTGCCATCACAGCTGTGAAAGATGCCACCGACGATTACGTGAGTCGCTCCTGTCCCCGCGCCCCTTCCTCGCTTCCACTCCCACCTCGCTGTCCTCCATGTCCTTGGTATCTTGGCCAGGGACAGGGGCGGAGCCAGGGAGGGGGTAGATCTGTGGACAGGTGCACACAAGGTGGAGGCAGCACTCTCTGCATCCCGCAGTCATCTCGGTCCCTGAAGGCGGGGGCGGTGTCTCACTGTCTCCGTTGTCTCGCCTTCAGTTCCGCCACAAGAGTGACAACCAGGTGAATAACCGGCAGTCTCAAGTGCTGATCGATGGAAGGTGAGTGCCTGCTGGACACCGAGGGCCCTCGGGAGGAAGGGTCCCCCGGGACTTCCTCTAGCTCCTGACCTCTCTGCTCTGTCTGGTCACTACTTCAGCCTCCAGCAAGAGCAGTGGATGAACGTCCGTGTTGGCGATATCATCAAACTAGAAAATAACCAGTTTGTGGCGGTAAGGGACAGGTGCCCCTCTAGGCCTACGAGGCTCttccctttggttttgtttttggttttttttggcaGAAAGAAGTGAGTCTTTCATGGTTTACTACTGCCTCTTAAACACCTATGGAAGGAAACTTCCTTGAGTGGGAAGCTTCTTGTCCTCTTAGCACACCTGGGCCTGACTCCTTTCTGGCCATTCATGCTTGGGACTAAACAAACCCAGAAcactgagggaaggagggaccaGGGAAGCGTGCGTTGTGATGCAGGATGGTCTTCAGGCTCCTCACCAGGCTTTCTCTCCAGGCggatctcctcctcctttccagcAGTGAGCCCCACGGTCTGTGTTACATCGAGACAGCGGAGCTTGATGGGTAAGTCGGACGCCTGGTGTCACACATCTTCTGCCTCCTTAAGGGTAGGAGGCTTGTGTTTTGGAAGAGGTTCCCAGGTCTGGGATCTATACCCTTTGGAAACTTTAGGGGTCGAAGGCTTTGAGCCACTCAGTCATGTGGAGGAGGGTGATGCCCTGAGGTCAGGTGCCCCCAGGTGgaatgtgggggaagggaagagaaccaGGACTCAGGGATGCTGTCCTTCCAGAGAGACCAACATGAAAGTGCGGCAGGCTATTCCGGTCACCTCGGAGCTGGGGGACATCAGCAGGCTCGCCAAGTTTGACGGTGAGTGATTTGGGGGGGAGCGGCCTTCAGGTGGAGGACGTGGGTTGGGTTTTGAGGTTTCACCTGCACGTTCTCCTTTTTGCTGTGCTGCAGCTCCCGGGACTTGTCTTTGTCGCAGTGGTGgtcggcgggggggtgggggtcaggatgCCAGGCGGCTCTCCAGTTCATGGCCATTTCCGGGGGTCCTCAGGGCTGATAGCTCCCTCCTGGCTGTGTATGTTGAGAGaaattcagtttcttcttcttctcattcaGCTCCAAATGACGATATGTAGTCCTTCTAACAAGAGGAGCCGTAGTGGGTATAAGGAAAAACCACCCAGCTCCACCCACCTTAGGCGGCCAGGCACACTGTATCCGTCCACGCTTTGTCTGTGTTCACgcaactgtgagcacagagcagtGGGATCCTACTGTACCCAGATCTCTACGCCCTGCCTTTGTTTCAGCTGTTAAATTCGTCGTTTGTGTCTTACTGTTATTTATAGAAACGTACCTCGATGTAGCAACTGCGTCAAGTTGCGCCATTGACGTATCGTATTGTATTCAGGTGCCCCTCGACTGTtcagttgtttctagttttttgccGCTCAAAGAATGCTTCGGTAAACTTGTGGCCTGTGCCGTGCTTGCCGTAGGACACAGTCCCCAGAGTGGGACCGCTGGGCCTGAGGGTCCGTGACTTTCGATCTCCATTCATTCCTCCCCCAAAGTTGCCCGGGTCCACGTGCTCCCGGCCGTGTGTGGCGGTACCTGTCTGGCCGCCGGCCGCCTCGCCGTCAGGCTGTGGACGGCGCCGGCGGTGACGGTGTTCTGCGTTCCGCTCAGGTGAGGTGGTCTGCGAGCCTCCGAACAACAAGCTGGACAAGTTCAGTGGGGCCCTTTACTGGAAGGAGAGCAAGTTCCCGCTGAGCAACCAGAACATGCTCCTGCGGGGCTGCGTGCTGCGTAACACCGAGTGGTGCTTCGGGCTGGTGGTCTTCGCAGGTGAGCCTCCTGGGGTGCAGGGGAAGAAGAATAAGCGGGGGAGCCTCGGCCGCCCTCAGGCACGTGGGAGGCGCCTCGGGATagcctctgtctcctccactccCGTGCTGCAGTCGGGGTCCACGGGCAGGAGCCCAGGGGCAGATGGGCTGTTCGTTCCGCAGCCCCTGCCACTGCTTCCTAGGTCCTGACACTAAGCTGATGCAGAACAGCGGCAGGACGAAGTTCAAGAGAACGAGTATTGATCGCCTAATGAACACCCTGGTGCTCTGGGTGAGTCCTCACACAGGCCCCTGGCCTCCGGTGCCTGGGCCGGTGCTCCCGCCTGGCCTGCCTGGTCAGCAGTGGAGCTTTAGGTTTTGGTTTTAAAGCCACCGGCAGGTCAGCCACTCACGGGCAGTGTTGATTTCAGGCCCCCTTAAGGCTTGGAGGATGTTGTTTAAAAAACCCGTAGGAAGGTGTGTGAATCAAGAACTTGAAGGGAGTAAATCAcgtcttcccctctctgggttCCAGTCACGGTGGTAACTTTGTGCAGCTTGTGaccttctgtttgcttttgccagagggacagggaggcctccgtggggtggggagggaggggaaagaaaaagttccTTTAGGCCTTTTCCCCGACTTCTAAGAGGGGAGGACCCCAAAGGAAaagtttctgttttagtttttggcACTTCCTGAATTCTCGTCTTGTCTGGCTAGAAACTTGAGCTCCTTGCTGGGCTCTCCTCCCCTTCTGGagccctgccctcctgccagcCTGCGAAGGCTGGGCCAAGTTCCAGTGGGCCAGGTTCTGCTCTGGCCTCAAAGGGTCTGTGGAGACCCAGCCTCTGGGAGCGTGGTTCATTCTGTCGCACGAAGGCTCTCATCGCCCCCTGGCggtccttgggcacctgggtggctcctgtcAGTGGATGCTGCTTTGGAAATACAGTGGTGTCAGTTTTTTCTTCTGGCCACTGAAACTTTTTTATGATCCTTTTTCAGGGACTCcaagatttacatttttattttttttagatgtttatttgcttatttagagagagagagggaagcgcagagagagagagagagagagagagagagaatcccaaacagaccccacgctgtcagcacagagtccaatgtggggctcaatcccatgaaccatgagaccatgacctgagctgaaatcaagcgtcgggtacttaactgactgagccgcccaggcactccCCAGATTCAGACgttcaaaagaattttttacaATCTTTAGAAGATTTTCTATTCACGGTAATCTGCATCTGTGAAGACACCGTTTGCTTCCCTGATTGAAAAAGCTTTTTGGTACTCCGTACGAGATAGCGAACGTCACAGAAACTGGACGTTTTTGTTGGCTTGTGGAAGCTTAATTAGCCCAAGTAAATGGGTGGTTTCCACCAAACTGCCTCGTTACGTTGGGAGCAGGTTGCTCACACCCGTTCTCGCCATCTCAGAAGGTTCCGTGGTGGCAGACTGGGGAGCTACGCGGCTGTTGGGGCTTCCCCATCATACAGTTAAGCAAGATGTTCCGGGAGAGGCCGCGTGATGGTCACCGGTTCTGGCCGCTTCCCGCTGGAGCATGCCGCCATTTTAAAGATGTCTGAGCTTTTGAGGGTGTGGACGTAGGAGTGGTGACCTTCAGGGAGGTGCTTGATTTCGGAGGGTTCCTAAGTAGCAGCCTAGCCTCTGCTTCTCATTTGTCGCCAGATTTTTGGATTCCTTGTCTGCATGGGGGTGATCCTGGCCATCGGCAATGCCATCTGGGAGCACGAGGTCGGGACGCGTTTCCAGGTCTACTTGCCCTGGGATGAGGCGGTGGACAGTGCCTTCTTCTCTGGCTTCCTCTCCTTCTGGTCCTACATCATCATCCTCAACACCGTCGTGCCCATATCGCTCTATGTCAGGTACGCACTGCTGTGCCCTGGAGTCTGCCGGGCAGCACAGGTGGCCCCCAGGCAAACGTTTCTGTGAAGGTGAGCCCTTTGGGGGAGGAACCCAAACCTGCTATTTGTGCCTCGAGCTTCTTGCCCTCTGATCCTCTGCGCGTGGAGCAAACTTCACGCGGCTTCCCGGCACTTTGGACCGTGTCAGAGCAAGATCTGTGTGGATTTCTTGGGCACGTGTCGTTTGCACACCACCTTTGTACTGTGccgcctccagagacgtgttagGAACGGGCCTCCTTCCGAGTGTCGGTCTGGGGAGGGAGCCATCTAAACCCTGATGGGAGCAAGTGCCGCGGAGTCAGTCTACCTGCACGCCGGCATGGGGCGCAGCTGTGGGCGCCCTCCAGGgcggctgggggcaggggagatgcCGCCCTCCTGCCGCGATGCCGTGTGGGAGGCACAGAGTCCCACAGGAGTGGGCAGGGCATCGCTCGCTGGGCAGTGGGTCGGGACACATCTGAGGAGGCGGCTGGGCCGAGGGAAGGTGGAGCCCTAGCGGGGAGGCATGCGGGTGGGACCGGGGAGTGGCCACAGTTCAGCCGCCGCGGTGAGAGGGCAGCCCGGGGCCCAGGGTCTCGGTCCTCGCCCCGGAGGGTGTTGGCTCTGTGCCGGTAGACTGCGTACGTAGTAAACCATCGGAAGATTCTTCACAGCGGGTCCCAGGAATGCTTCGGGAAGCGCTGGCTGTCGGTGGCCAGCAGCCGGACCGGGATGTAGCCGATCTCGAGGGTGTTTGAGGTGAAGAGAATGTTGACAGGGACCCGCCGGGGAGGAAGGagtaggaagagaggaaggaggaaatttCCCTTTGTTCTTCGAGCCTTGTGCTTAAGATAAGGGGACCAGAGATGCTGGGAAGGAAACACTTTCCGGGTGCTCGGGACTCTTCCCACGTGCCGTGTCTGGTTCACAGGCTCCCCCAGGTAGTCCTCCCTTGCCCCCCCCGCCACGGCAGTGGGAGAAGATGCGCTCTGGGGGGTAGAGTGGGGGCTTTTCTAGGTCCTTGAGCGGCGGCGTGGCCACGTGTAAAACGGGAACAGTCCGGTTCCACCTTCTTTGTAGGGACGCCTTGATACTCCATTGGCAGGAGACACTAGACTGGCAAATAAACTTTCGAAGGGGGTTCCTGTGAGCCCTCACGTGGACGGTGTGTGCTTTGCTGCCATCGCTGGCTCCTCGTTTCTGCTGAAATGCCTTCTCGTTTGCAATCTGACTCTCCCCCATCTCTGGGCTTGCTGTCTGGGTTTCGGATCCAGTGCCCCCGGCTGCAGCCTGAGAAAGCCTCTTGCTGAGTCAGGCTCCGGGGTGTGTTGGGGGGCGCGACCCGCTCGGTGGGGAGAAGGCCGAGAAGACCCCTCCAGCCAGCTGCGCGTTTGCCGGGTAACTGGGTCCTGGTCCAGCCTCGGTCGGGTCAGAAGCAGGGTTCCAGGTGCGCCCCGCGCCCCGATGTGTGCTGGCCCGACGGCCGCCTCCCTGGGGCGCTGGCAGTCCGTACCCCAAAGGCAGCGCCCTGCAGGCAAGAGGACGGGGAGGACCCTGGGATGTGGAAAGCGCCCTGTTGCTCGGCATTGTTTCCCCACACGGAGTGGGCGTCTGCGGCCGCCTTGCGCCCTTTCAGAGAGCCGGAGGCCTGAGCTGGGCGGAAGGAGAGGGCTCGCCGTGGGCAGTGAGCGCCAGGGccctcctgtctgtctgtcttctcttctttcctcacacactttctctcgtTTTCTCCGCACGGGCTCTGTGTTACTAGCGCCGAGGTAAGAGCTCGCCGAGAGCCTGGTCTGcggtccctctctgtctgcctgcaCTGTGTGTCCTGCCTGCCCAGGCCCCGTGCACCTTTTTGTCCGGAGAGCGCCGGAGGGTCGGGGTCGGGGGCCGTCCTTGCCCTTCCCGCCCAGGCGTCCActctgtccgtccgtccgtccgtctgtccgtccCCAGGCGGGGGGCTTGCGGCGAAGGCCCCTGTGGGTGGGGGCCTCCTCGGCTTCCTGCCTGAGCCTCGTGCCCTGCCCCCGCGCCCCTTGCAGCGTGGAGGTCATCCGCCTGGGCCACAGCTACTTCATCAACTGGGACAGGAAGATGTTCTGCATGAAGAAGCAGACGCCCGCCGAGGCCCGCACCACCACCCTGAACGAGGAGCTGGGCCAGGTGGAGTACGTCTTCTCCGACAAGACGGGCACGCTCACCCAGAACGTCATGGTCTTCCACAAGTGCTCTGTCCGTGGCCGCAGCTACGGTAGGGCGCGCGGCGAGGGCCTGGGGCCCCTGTCCCGCTTCCCTCCTGCTGGGTCTGGGGGGCCAGGAGAGCGTGCACTTGGCACCCCCGGTCAGGACACGGCCGcggagcccctcccctgccctctgcggATGCCCTCTCCCCGGTCTTGGCCCCAGGCAGGAGGGGGCTCCCCGGCTGCTTGAGGTGAAGCCCGAGACGCTGGGCGTCCGTGCGGCTCCCCGTGCTGCTGCTCAGGGCCCTTGTGAGTCTCTGGAAGGTGACTGTGTCTTCGGGGCGGCCGAGCCACGGGGTGGCTGGGGACAGGGTGTGTGGGACCTGGCTCTTACAGTGAGCCCCTCTCTGCTTTCTGTACTGGCTCGGGCCCGCGGCTGGCGTGCGGGGCTTGGCCTGTTGTTAGGCCCGTAGGGTGACCAGCACCTGCGGGGACCGGGGAGCCCTGGCAGGAGAGCGGGTGGGGTCAGGGATGGGGGGCTCGGGGGCCGTGACCCTCGGGCCCGGGTGCCTGGAGTCAGGGGTGCGAATCTGTGTTAGTTGGCTCAGGGTTTGGGGTTGAGGGTCCCCGACGCTGTGGGGATCCTGTGCCGGCTTCTCTGCTGCTCTGAGGGAGCTCTGACcgtgtctctccttctgtcccggAGTGTGTAGGGGACGTGTTTGATGTCCTGGGACACAAAGCTGAATTGGGAGAGGTAAGGTCCAGCCTCCAGGGTTACTCTCCGTGCCGATTAAATACAGGTCGCCTGACCCGTAGCGGCGGGTGTAGATAGTGGGGTGCGTTCTCTGGTCAAGAAGCGGAAGCTGCTTGGAGAAACGGGTGTTTGCAGGGAGAACTGGTAGCAGGAGTGAGGGTTTTGGGGGTTCACAGTGGGCAGCACCTGGATCCTCTGGGCAGGAGACAGGGTGGGGGCAGCCCCCGCAGATGCAGCCTGGCCCCCAGCCTCTGCTCGCTGCCCCCTTTCCTCTGCAGAGACCACAGCCCGTCGACTTCTCCTTCAACCCTCTGGCTGACAAGAAGTTCCTATTTTGGGACCCCACCCTCTTGGAGGCCGTCAAGATGGGGGACCCCCACACCCATGAGTTCTTCCGGCTCCTCTCCCTGTGTCATACCGTCATGTCGGAAGAGAAGAACGAGGGTGAGTCGGGCTGACTCGCAGCCTTGAGTCTGTCCCGGGGCGCGGCCAGGCAGGGTGTCCTGGCGGGACGTGCGGCTCCAGGTGGCCACTCGCAGCGTGTGTGTCCTTCCCGCCCACTCAGGAGAGCTGTACTACAAAGCGCAGTCCCCGGATGAGGGGGCCCTGGTAACTGCGGCCAGGAACTTCGGTTTCGTGTTCCGCTCTCGCACCCCCAAAACCATCACTGTCCACGAGATGGGCACCGCCGTCACCTATCAGCTGCTGGCCATCCTGGACTTCAATAACATCCGCAAGCGGATGTCGGTCATAGGTGAGGCCGGGACGGGGGTCGTCGGTGAGGCCGGGAGTGGACTGCTGGGGGCATGCGGGGCAGCGTCCTGGCCTGGACTGGGTGAGGTGTGCTGGGTGGTCCTTGTTCGTGTGTTGAGGTTGGGGGTCTCTGCCTGCCTGAGTCTGGGACTTTCTTCTCCTGTGGGGATCATAGTGCGGAACCCAGAGGGGAGGATCCGACTCTACTGCAAAGGGGCTGACACCATCCTGCTGGACAGGCTCCACCCTTCTACCCAGGAGCTGCTCAACACCACCACTGACCACCTGAACGTAGGTGTGGGGAGCAGGGCCTCGGTTCTGAACTCAGTGTgctgggaggggcggggccagggtgACCTTGGCTCCGTCCCCAGGAGTAcgcaggggaagggctgaggaCCCTGGTTCTGGCCTACAAGGACCTAGATGAAGAGTACTATGAGGAGTGGGCCCAGCGACGGCTCCAAGCCAGTCTGGCCCAGGACAGCCGGGAAGACAGGCTGGCCAGCGTGTACGAGGAGGTTGAGAGCGACATGATGGTACGGGCTGCCGcgtgggccgggggggggggggggggggcgtcggGGAGGGCTCGTGCCTGGGACTGTCCCGTCAGGGCCCCTTGTGGGATTTGCAGCTGCTGGGTGCCACGGCCATTGAGGACAGGCTGCAGCAAGGGGTTCCGGAGACCATTGCCCTCCTGACGCTGGCCAACATCAAGATCTGGGTGCTGACCGGGGACAAACAAGGTGAGAGGCATAGGAAACTACGTCGGGAGCACCGGGCCTGTCACGAGTCAGACCTCAGGCCGGACAGGGTGCTGACCTCGTCGGCCTCTCCGTTGGTAGAGACGGCTGTGAACATCGGCTATTCCTGCAAGATGCTGACGGACGATGTGACGGAGGTGTTCGTCGTCACCGGCCACACTGTTCTGGAAGTGCGGGAGGAGCTCAGGTAGCCGGAGGCCCGCGGCAGGCAGACGTCCCCCacttcccaggccctgccccgGTCCCGGAAGCCCACAGCTGCGTTTCGACCCCCCAGGAAAGCCCGGGAGAAGATGATGGACTCACCCCACACCGTGGGGAACGGCTTCACCTGCCAGGAGAAACGTCCTTCCTCCAAGCTCACATCTGTCCTGGAGGCTGTCGCTGGGGAGTATGCCCTGGTCATCAACGGGCACAGCCTGGTGAGCGTCCCCGTGCGTCGTGGGGGAGGCCTTCCCCCCGCCCGGCTGCTGCGCCTGCTTTGTCTCCCCTTGTCCCTTGTGGTCACGCCCCTGACCTCACCGCAGGGCCATGGCCTTTATGGGCTGGGAGGAGTGGCTCCCGGTCCCCCGGGGAGGACGGTGTtctctcaggctctgtgttgcagGCGCACGCGTTGGAGGCAGACATGGAGCTGGAGTTCCTGGAGACGGCCTGTGCCTGCAAGGCCGTCATCTGCTGCCGCGTGACCCCTTTGCAGAAGGCACAGGTGGTGGAGCTGGTTAAGAAGCACAAGAAGGCCGTGACCCTCGCCATTGGGGACGGAGCCAACGACGTCAGCATGATCAAAAGTGAGTGTGGATGTGCAaacggggtgggggcgggggggggtggtccGCCGTTACGGGGACTCTGAACGTGtggcctctgccccccaccccgtccccactTGTCCCTGCAGCGGCCCACATTGGCGTGGGCATCAGCGGACAGGAGGGCATCCAGGCGGTGCTGGCCTCCGACTACTCCTTCTCCCAGTTCAAGTTCCTGCAGCGCCTCCTGCTGGTGCACGGGCGCTGGTCCTACCTGCGCATGTGCAAGTTCCTCTGCTACTTCTTCTACAAGAACTTCGCCTTCACCATGGTCCACTTCTGGTTTGGCTTCTTCTGTGGTTTCTCAGCCCAGGTAGGGGCCTGCTGCTCACCTGTCTGAGCTCCTCGGGGCACAGGCCTTCCATCCTGTCCGTCGGTCAGTCCCCCTAGGGCCCGGCTGTTGTCTGGCTCACGTCTGGTTGTCCACGGGGGGTCCGGCTGGCTCCAGCTCAGCCGGAGCACtcgacccttgatctcggggtcgtgagttcaagccccccccccccaattgggtgtggagcctacttaaaacaaaacaaaaaccaacgtTTGTTGAGGGAATAGAGACAGGTTCCAGAAAATTCCATGGGCGCCGCGTGCCGCTCAGCATCCTGTTTCTGCCTGATCTGTGCTGAAGAGAGACTACTGTTCACgcctctcttgccctctgctctctctgcagACCGTCTATGACCAATATTTCATCACGCTTTACAACATCGTGTACACCTCCCTTCCGGTCCTGGCTATGGGGGTCTTCGACCAGGTCAGGGGGGCTGGGGGTCCagcggggcggggagggactGCGCGGATGGCGGCGTGTGTCCCCACTGCCTGTGGTGCCTCGGGAGGCGGCTCTCGCGCTTGGCTGCAGTGGCCTGTGACCCCCTGGGGTGCTGGACGAAGACAGGCGGGGGACAGCTGGCTCGAGGTGGAGTTTCTTGGGCGAAGAATTTGGAAGGCCGGGGGCTGAGGCGCGCTGTGCCCTCGCCCGTCCTGAGGCCTCCCGGGCCTGCCCTGCAGGACGTCCCCGAGCAGCGGAGCATGGAGTACCCTAAGCTGTACGAGCCGGGCCAGCTCAACCTCCTCTTCAACAAGCGGGAGTTCTTTATCTGCATCGCGCAGGGCATCTACGCATCCGTGCTCGTGTTCTTCCTCCCCTACGGGGTGTTTGCCGAGGCCGCGCGGGATGACGGCGCCCAACTGGCCGACTATCAGTCTTTCGCAGTCACCGTGGCCACCTCGCTGGTCATCGTCGTGAGcgtgcaggtgggggggggggacccaggacccgcccccgcccccgcccccgctcccacCTGGGGGCTTGCCCTGGGCGGGGAGGGGCCCGGGGGCATGCTCCGCCTGCCTGTGACCGCTGCTTGCCACAGATCGGGCTGGACACGGGCTACTGGACGGCCATCAACCACTTCTTCATCTGGGGCAGCCTGGCGGTCTACTTCGCCATTCTCTTCGCCATGCACAGCGATGGGCTCTTCCGCATGTTCCCGAACCAGTTCCGGTTCGTGGGTGAGTCCCCAGGGCTGCTGTCGGAGTCCGGGGGGGGGCCGGCTGTTCCAGACCAACGGGGCGTCTGTCCAGCGCCTGTGTACGAGGCGCTCTGCGAGGCGTCTCCGATGTAGGCCCGGCCCTCAGAGGGCATGACAGTGAGGAGTGGTCCCACCAGGCCGCGCGGGGTCAGGCTCAGAGGGAGGTCAGGGTCAAGCAGGGGCCGACCTCCAGGTCAGCGAGACGACTGCATGGGGTGGTCAGGGGCAGCCCCACGGAGGAGGCTGCTGTGGGTAGAGCGGAGCCCGGGCTGTGGGTTCTGATCCTAGGCCGGAATGCCAGAAGCGGAAATGGCTGGAAAGGTAGGACATCCGAGGTGTCGGATGGATCGTCAGGCTGTCAGACGTGCTTCTGACTTACCAAGagctttttcctgttgtttttgtGAGGAAAGAGAGGGGCGTGGTGTCAAAGGATTACTGTAGAAACAGCAGTGTGGTGGCCAGTGGCACCCGCTGTatgcctccccctctcccaggtgTTGGGGGCCTGTCCGTCTGTCCGTCCGGGGACATCCAGTCAGCACCCGCTGTATGCCTCCCCCTCTCGCAGGTGCTGGGGATCTTGTCTGTCCCGGGGGCATCTAGTCAGCACCTGCTGTAGGAGTTGACAGAAACAGGGAACATCCTTTCTCTCATGGATTTCAGTGAGATTTCTGGATTTCAGGATTTCTCTCATGGTTTCAGTGAGAGACACAAGAGCTTACACATCAACAGATAAAACATGTAGAAGTAGTAAGTTTTATGAAAACCATAAGAGggtggagagggacagggacGGTCAGGGAAGACCTTGGAGAAGGGACACCGGCACAGAGAAGTGTGAATAAagggggggcagagctggggggagAGAGCCAGGACGAGGAAGCCGGAAGGGAGGGGGCTTCCCCAGGGGTCCCCGCCGCAGAGGGGAGGCTGGCGGGCAGGACCTGGCTGTGTGTGTCAGGGGGTAAGAATGGGTCCAGATCGTTAAGCCCTTCTAGTTCAGGGTCAGGAGTTTGAACTATAATTGAAATATGGCAGGAGGTCACTGGAGGGTTAGGGGCGGGGAAGCGTCAGAGACCCGATGGTGCTTTGAAGGGCGGCTCTTACTGGTTCGTGGATGACAGAGGGCAAGGGCGGAGATGGGACCAGTTAGCAAGGCTCTGGTGACCATCTGGGTGAGGGCGTGAGGGAGGCAGGCGGCCGCGGCCTCCTTCCCAGGTGGACGGGGCGTCCGAGGGAGGAGTCAGGGTTGACTCGGGGCTTTTGGAGCAGCTGAGCGGGTGGTGGCATCTCCTGAGCCGGGAGGCCCTGGAGCagggagtaggggt harbors:
- the ATP8B2 gene encoding phospholipid-transporting ATPase ID isoform X2, which encodes MLPEPASPATPTGLDLWGQQRATPHQGWQGPAAGPKGQLTHTERKWLGGCVQEVKAMPLGVSHGIAGTLLGEMALCAKKRPPEEERRARANDREYNEKFQYASNCIKTSKYNILTFLPVNLFEQFQEVANTYFLFLLILQLIPQVSSLSWFTTIVPLVLVLAITAVKDATDDYFRHKSDNQVNNRQSQVLIDGSLQQEQWMNVRVGDIIKLENNQFVAADLLLLSSSEPHGLCYIETAELDGETNMKVRQAIPVTSELGDISRLAKFDGEVVCEPPNNKLDKFSGALYWKESKFPLSNQNMLLRGCVLRNTEWCFGLVVFAGPDTKLMQNSGRTKFKRTSIDRLMNTLVLWIFGFLVCMGVILAIGNAIWEHEVGTRFQVYLPWDEAVDSAFFSGFLSFWSYIIILNTVVPISLYVSVEVIRLGHSYFINWDRKMFCMKKQTPAEARTTTLNEELGQVEYVFSDKTGTLTQNVMVFHKCSVRGRSYGDVFDVLGHKAELGERPQPVDFSFNPLADKKFLFWDPTLLEAVKMGDPHTHEFFRLLSLCHTVMSEEKNEGELYYKAQSPDEGALVTAARNFGFVFRSRTPKTITVHEMGTAVTYQLLAILDFNNIRKRMSVIVRNPEGRIRLYCKGADTILLDRLHPSTQELLNTTTDHLNEYAGEGLRTLVLAYKDLDEEYYEEWAQRRLQASLAQDSREDRLASVYEEVESDMMLLGATAIEDRLQQGVPETIALLTLANIKIWVLTGDKQETAVNIGYSCKMLTDDVTEVFVVTGHTVLEVREELRKAREKMMDSPHTVGNGFTCQEKRPSSKLTSVLEAVAGEYALVINGHSLAHALEADMELEFLETACACKAVICCRVTPLQKAQVVELVKKHKKAVTLAIGDGANDVSMIKTAHIGVGISGQEGIQAVLASDYSFSQFKFLQRLLLVHGRWSYLRMCKFLCYFFYKNFAFTMVHFWFGFFCGFSAQTVYDQYFITLYNIVYTSLPVLAMGVFDQDVPEQRSMEYPKLYEPGQLNLLFNKREFFICIAQGIYASVLVFFLPYGVFAEAARDDGAQLADYQSFAVTVATSLVIVVSVQIGLDTGYWTAINHFFIWGSLAVYFAILFAMHSDGLFRMFPNQFRFVGNAQSSLAQPTVWLTIALTTVVCILPVVAFRFLKLSLKPDLSDTVRYSQLVRKKRAQHRCTRRPGRTSSRRSGYAFAHQEGFGELIMSGKNMRLSSLGLAGFATRSGSGWIESLRRKRSDSPGSPPDKPLKG
- the ATP8B2 gene encoding phospholipid-transporting ATPase ID isoform X1; translated protein: MLPEPASPATPTGLDLWGQQRATPHQGWQGPAAGPKGQLTHTERKWLGGCVQEVKAMPLGVSHGIAGTLLGEMALCAKKRPPEEERRARANDREYNEKFQYASNCIKTSKYNILTFLPVNLFEQFQEVANTYFLFLLILQLIPQVSSLSWFTTIVPLVLVLAITAVKDATDDYFRHKSDNQVNNRQSQVLIDGSLQQEQWMNVRVGDIIKLENNQFVAADLLLLSSSEPHGLCYIETAELDGETNMKVRQAIPVTSELGDISRLAKFDGEVVCEPPNNKLDKFSGALYWKESKFPLSNQNMLLRGCVLRNTEWCFGLVVFAGPDTKLMQNSGRTKFKRTSIDRLMNTLVLWIFGFLVCMGVILAIGNAIWEHEVGTRFQVYLPWDEAVDSAFFSGFLSFWSYIIILNTVVPISLYVSVEVIRLGHSYFINWDRKMFCMKKQTPAEARTTTLNEELGQVEYVFSDKTGTLTQNVMVFHKCSVRGRSYGDVFDVLGHKAELGERPQPVDFSFNPLADKKFLFWDPTLLEAVKMGDPHTHEFFRLLSLCHTVMSEEKNEGELYYKAQSPDEGALVTAARNFGFVFRSRTPKTITVHEMGTAVTYQLLAILDFNNIRKRMSVIVRNPEGRIRLYCKGADTILLDRLHPSTQELLNTTTDHLNEYAGEGLRTLVLAYKDLDEEYYEEWAQRRLQASLAQDSREDRLASVYEEVESDMMGPLWDLQLLGATAIEDRLQQGVPETIALLTLANIKIWVLTGDKQETAVNIGYSCKMLTDDVTEVFVVTGHTVLEVREELRKAREKMMDSPHTVGNGFTCQEKRPSSKLTSVLEAVAGEYALVINGHSLAHALEADMELEFLETACACKAVICCRVTPLQKAQVVELVKKHKKAVTLAIGDGANDVSMIKTAHIGVGISGQEGIQAVLASDYSFSQFKFLQRLLLVHGRWSYLRMCKFLCYFFYKNFAFTMVHFWFGFFCGFSAQTVYDQYFITLYNIVYTSLPVLAMGVFDQDVPEQRSMEYPKLYEPGQLNLLFNKREFFICIAQGIYASVLVFFLPYGVFAEAARDDGAQLADYQSFAVTVATSLVIVVSVQIGLDTGYWTAINHFFIWGSLAVYFAILFAMHSDGLFRMFPNQFRFVGNAQSSLAQPTVWLTIALTTVVCILPVVAFRFLKLSLKPDLSDTVRYSQLVRKKRAQHRCTRRPGRTSSRRSGYAFAHQEGFGELIMSGKNMRLSSLGLAGFATRSGSGWIESLRRKRSDSPGSPPDKPLKG